CACACTGGATGCGATTGGGGCCGATCTCGGCGATGCGGAGATGTCGCGCGCGATCGACGCGGCGATCGACGGCGGGCCGGATCGGCTGGGCGAGGAACTGGCGAAGCTCGGCGTCGCGGGCGTCTCGCACATTCCCTTGCTGCGGCAATTGGTCCGCCGGTTGATGGCCTTAGCCGAATTGCGCGGGGAAATCGACAGCGGGGCGAATGCCAACGCTTTGCTGGAGCGCGTTTTTTTCCGCGAACGCGCGATCACCGCGCGCGCTCTCCGCATCTGGTCTGCGCCAAGACTTAATGACGCGATCGATCGCGTCCGCCGCGCCGAACGCGCGACGATGGCGCCCGCCAATGCCGGCGGCGTGCTCGCCGATGCCGCGATGCTCGCCGTCGCGCGGATGGCCGCGCGGCAGCGCGACTAGGCCTCCACGGCTAAGGTGCGCTAGAGCAAGATGACGTTAGCATGACCCGTTCGCCCTGAGCCTGTCGAAGGGCAGGTCCCACATGCGACGGCGCGATTGTGTCACAGGTGCTTCGACAAGCTCAGCACGAACGGATCGAGGGCGTGCATCAATCTAACGTCATCCGGCTCTAAGCCTTTGGGCCTTGGCCGTAGAATTGGAAGATTTCCAGAATCCTTTCGGCGGTAATGCCATCCTCCTGTGCGATCGCGAGCGGATGGGCGTCATCCGTCACCCACAATAAGGGCCGTTGGCGATTCGGCCGCGGCTGCACCCAGACGCCAAGCGGATCGGTACCGACAAAGTCAGCGAGTTGATTGCACAGCCACCCGCTCCACGGCCACATATCCTCATACATGCCGCTATCGAAGCCCATGACATATTTATCGAAGTTCTCACGCGACAGCGGCGACCAGCAGCCGAAGCCAAAATGCCCCGCAGCATCCCGAACGGGAATCTGCAGCACAGCGCGGACCATGATATAAGTGCCATCGAGGACGCAAAAATCTTCCGACAGGAAGTCGCCATCATAGCGCAAAGCGCCGTTGTGTTCGTAATCTGCGGCGCCGCGCCACGGGTCGGGCGCATGCGCTGCCAGATCGAAAGGCCAGCCATGCTCTGCATTGAAGCGATCGCACCGCCAGCGGGCAGTTTGCAAGTGCCGCGCGGCGGTTAAGCGCGCTTCTTCCCCCAACCGAACACGGTCGCCGCTCCCTCTAATGACTAGGACAAGTCACGCCACTTGCCTCTACTGAAAGTCGCCGGCGCTAAATCCGCTCGCCGGTCAGTCGCTGACACACCATGTCGAGTTGATCGAGCGTGGAATAGGACAGCGTCACAGTCCCGCCCTTGGCACCGTGAGAGACGCGGACCGAAAGTCCGAGAAGATCGGCAAGCTGATGTTCCAGCGCCGCGAGATCGGGATCGCGGCCATTGCCGCCGACGCTTGCGCTCTTCGTCTCGATCTTCGATGCCCGCGCCAGCCGTTCGGCATCGCGCACCGATAGCCCGCGCGCGACGATCTGATCCGCCAGCCCTTCCACATCGGGCGCGCCGATCAAGGCGCGTGCATGGCCCATCGTCAACGCGCCGGCCACGACACGTTCCTGGACGCTGCGCGGAAGTTCCAGCAAGCGCAGCAGGTTGGCGATATGGCTGCGCGACTTGTTGACGAGCTTCCCAAGCGCGTCCTGGGTATGGCCGAAATCGTCGATCAAGCGATGATAGGCTTCGGCCTCTTCGATCGCGTTGAGATCCTGCCGCTGGATATTTTCGACAAGCGCGACTTCTAGCGTCTCGGTATCGTCGAAAGAGCGCACGATGACGGGCACTTCGTGCAACCGTGCGCGCTGCGCGGCGCGCCAGCGGCGCTCACCTGCGACAATCTGATAGCCGGTTCCGTGCGGGCGCACGACGATCGGCTGGAGTACGCCGCGCTGCGCGATCGACTGGGCGAGTTCTTCGAGCGCGGCCTCATCGAAATGGCGGCGCGGCTGACCCGGGTGCGGGGTGAGCGACCCGACCGGAAGCGAGCGCACACCGGGCGACGCACCTTCCTTGCCGCCACCGACCGGCTCCTCCCGCGCGAGATCGCCCAACAACGCGTTTAGTCCCCGGCCAAGCCCCGAGCGAGGCTTTGGACGGGCGGTCGGCGACGTATCCGACGTCCCCGCATCAGCCGAGGTGGCGGGTTGTTCGGGCGGAAGGGTATCGGTCATGCGGCCCGTGCTGGTTGATCTGTTTTGGGAAGGCGCGCGATCAACTCCCGCGCCAGGGCGATATAGGCTTCCGACCCCGGGCAGCGATAATCGTAGATCAACGCCGGCAGACCGTGGCTGGGTGCCTCCGACAAGCGCACGTTACGGGGGATGACCGTATCGAACACCACGCGGCCCAGCACCGCGCGTACATCGTTCGACACTTGGTCGGTCAGGCGATTGCGGCGATCATACATTGTTAGTGCGACGCCGAGAATCGACAAGCCGGGGTTGAAGCGTTCCCGAATGCGCTCGACCGTGCTCAGCAACTGACTGAGCCCCTCAAGCGCGAAAAATTCGCACTGCAGCGGCACGAGCAGCGAATTGGCCGCGACCATCGCGTTCAGGGTCAAAAGACCGAGCGACGGCGGACAATCGATCAGCACGACATCCCAGCGCCGGTCCGACCGGGCGAGCGCGCGAGACAGGCGATGCGTGCGCTCTTCATATTCGACCAGCTCGATCTCCGCCCCCGACAGATCGACCGTTGCGGGCACGATCTCAAGCTTGGGAACGCAAGTCGGCATCGCGGCGACCTCGATCGGGGTTTCCCCAATGAGGATGTCATAGGTTGAGTGGTGCCGATCCGCGCGCGAAATTCCCAGCCCCGTCGAGGCATTTCCCTGGGGATCAAGATCGAGCAGCAGGACACGCGATCCGGTTGCCGCGAGCGCGGTCCCAACGTTGATCGCGGTGGTCGTCTTACCGACCCCGCCTTTTTGATTTGCGACAGCTATCACGTTCATCGACGCGCTACCTTTGATGCGAGAACGATCAGCGACTTCGCATCTGTGACGCTATGTTCCACGTGAAACACACCATGCCATGTCTCGCAGGCGGTTGCCACATCTTCGCGCGCGCTTTG
Above is a genomic segment from Sphingomonas sp. HMP6 containing:
- a CDS encoding ParB/RepB/Spo0J family partition protein, translating into MGDLAREEPVGGGKEGASPGVRSLPVGSLTPHPGQPRRHFDEAALEELAQSIAQRGVLQPIVVRPHGTGYQIVAGERRWRAAQRARLHEVPVIVRSFDDTETLEVALVENIQRQDLNAIEEAEAYHRLIDDFGHTQDALGKLVNKSRSHIANLLRLLELPRSVQERVVAGALTMGHARALIGAPDVEGLADQIVARGLSVRDAERLARASKIETKSASVGGNGRDPDLAALEHQLADLLGLSVRVSHGAKGGTVTLSYSTLDQLDMVCQRLTGERI
- a CDS encoding DUF2199 domain-containing protein, translating into MQTARWRCDRFNAEHGWPFDLAAHAPDPWRGAADYEHNGALRYDGDFLSEDFCVLDGTYIMVRAVLQIPVRDAAGHFGFGCWSPLSRENFDKYVMGFDSGMYEDMWPWSGWLCNQLADFVGTDPLGVWVQPRPNRQRPLLWVTDDAHPLAIAQEDGITAERILEIFQFYGQGPKA
- a CDS encoding ParA family protein translates to MNVIAVANQKGGVGKTTTAINVGTALAATGSRVLLLDLDPQGNASTGLGISRADRHHSTYDILIGETPIEVAAMPTCVPKLEIVPATVDLSGAEIELVEYEERTHRLSRALARSDRRWDVVLIDCPPSLGLLTLNAMVAANSLLVPLQCEFFALEGLSQLLSTVERIRERFNPGLSILGVALTMYDRRNRLTDQVSNDVRAVLGRVVFDTVIPRNVRLSEAPSHGLPALIYDYRCPGSEAYIALARELIARLPKTDQPARAA